The Maridesulfovibrio sp. genomic sequence ATATGCTCGGTGATGCAAAAGCTGATATTTATCACAAAGTGCTCAGAGCTGTTGCTGAGGATGATGTTTTTCATTCCATTCTGGTGATTCTGACCCCGGCGGCAAATATTCTTGAAGATGTGGAAAAAGTTGCCGCAGATATTATTGAGCTGGAACGGGAGTGCGATAAGCCCATAGTCACCTGCTTTATGGGAGACTTTTCAACCAGAAAGGCGCGCAAGATGCTGCGCGCAGCCGGAATACCCTGCTATGAGTTCCCGGAAGCGGCAGTCCGTTCCCTTGATGCCATGACCCGCTGCTACCGCTGGCAGAAAAAGGATTGGCCCATCGATGTCTGCTTCAGGCGTGATTTTTCCAAGGCCAAGTCCATTGTGGAAAACTGCCGCAAGACCGGCCTGACTGAGCTTGTTGAGCTGGACGCTCAGCAGTTGGCTTCCGCTTATGAACTTCCAATGCCGGAAACCGTACTGGCCCGGACTTCCAATCAGGCCGCCAAGGCTGCCAAGAGGATAGGCTATCCTGTGGTGCTCAAGGTGGCTTCGCCCCAGATTTCCCGCAAGCAGGAGCTTGGTCTGGTGGTCACCGATATCCAGACTCCGCAGGCTCTGCGCAAGGCTTTTCTGGAGATTACCACCCGGGCCGCCAGAAGGTGTAAAGACGCTTACATCACCGGGTGTCTTGTGCAGGCCATGGGACCTAAGGATTCCCATGAGATTGTGGTGAGCTTCAAGCGTGATCCGCAATTCGGCCCGCTCATAAATTTTTCACTGGCAGGGCTTCACGTCGACCTGTTTGGTGATGTATCATCTAGGCTGGCACCGCTGGCACTCAATGATGCGCAGGAAATGATCCGTGAGATCAAGGCGTACCCCATTTTAAGGGGAGTACGCAACGGTGCGGCCGTAAATCTGGGCGCACTTGAAGATGTGCTGCTCATGGTTTCCCAGATGGCTTCTGATCTGCCCGAAATTCAGGAAGCCGAATTCAGTCCTGTAATAGCGGGACCGGATGGAGCGGTTGTCGCCAATATGCGTATGACTGTAAATTAAGATTGTCCCGGAGGCCGAGAACCGTTTTGTTGGGTCTTTGTCTGGGTGAATCAGACAGTATTTTGTCGATTTTGTTTTGATTAGAAGGAGGACTTTATGTCCGGTTTATATATTGGTTCTACCAGCGGTTATTCCGGTAAGAACATGATTGTCATGGGCTTGGGGTTGTATTTTCAAAAGCAGGGCGTCAGCCTCGGCTACATGAAGCCCGTGGGTGCCATTCCTGCGGAGGTAGATGGCCGTCTGGGTGATGAAGATGCGTTTTTCATTCAAAAGGTGCTCGGTGTTTCCAATCCGCCGAACGTAGTCACCCCCGTGGTTGTGACCCATGATTTCAAGGTGCAGGCTTTCAACGGCAAGGTTGATGACCATGTTCAGCCTATTATTGACGGTTACGCCAAGATCAGCGCGGAGAAGGATCTGACTCTGGTTGCCGGGTCCGGTTCCATGTATTCCGGTAAATATTGCGGGGTTGATGGAATTCATCTGGTTAAGAAACTGGGTATCAAGTGTGTGGTCATCGACCGTTTCCAGAAGGAATTGAATTACGATTATCTGGTGGTGCTCAAGGAGTCGCTGGGGGATAATCTTGCCGGGGTTGTGCTTAACGACATTCCTCCGACTTTTATGGATGAAATCACCACGCTGATAAAACCTTTTCTGGAGCGCAAGGGAGTTAAAGTCCTCGGCGTGATCCCCAAAGATCCGCTTATGGGTACAATCAAGGTCGGTGATCTGGCAGACCGTCTTGGCGGAAAGATTATTACCGCTCACAACCGAACCGATCAGCCTGTGGAAAGTTTCCTTATCGGAACCATGCAGGTGGAAAATTTCATGACCCATTTCCGCAGGCACCGCAATTCAGCGGTTATCGTCGGTGGAGACCGTTCCGATGTTCAACTGGTGGCCCTTGAAGGAGAATGCCCCTGTCTGGTGCTGACCGGTAATCTTTATCCCAATGATATTATCCTGACCCGTTCTGAAGTATTGGAAACACCCATCATAGTGGTCCGGGACGATACTTTCAGTGTTGCCAAGAGGATGGAAGATATCCTTTCCCGGCATAAATTGCGTGAATCAGCAAAAATCAAACACGGGGTAGATCTGGTGGAGAAGCATATTGACTTCGGATACCTGAAAAAACAGTTGGGTTTGGTCTATTGATTTCAAGCTGGATAAAATTTGAAAATGAGGGAAGTTGCCTGAGGCTGCTTTCCTCATTTTTTGTGAACAGGGCTTTTTAAGAAATTGTATGGCAAACCCGTTAAAAGTTATCAGAAAGTTCAGAAAAACTTATTCTGTAAAGAAGGGATTGTAGCGTAATTCGTGTTTAACAGTAGTCATGGGGCCGTGCCCGGAAAATATTTTTGTTTCACCAGGAAGAATAAAGATTCTGTTTTTAATTGAACTCAGCAACTCGTCACTGTTGCCTCCGGGCAAATCGGTTCTTCCTACGGAAATCATGAACAGCAGGTCCCCAACGAAAACGCTGCTTAGACTCGGGAAAAAAAATGACAGGCTACCGGGAGTATGACCCGGTGTTTCAAATACCATTACCGGATGTCCTAGAATAGTCTGACGGCCCTGTTTCAGATCGTGGACAGTAAAATCCAGCAATTCCTTGAACTCTAGGGAACCGCCATCTTTGAGCGGAATTTCGTGCAGGTAAATGTCTTTGTTGTTGCCGTAAACCGTGGCTCCGGTCATCTTTTGTAATGCTGAAACTCCGCCTATATGGTCGAAATGCATGTGGGTAAGGTAGATGGACTGTACCTTCAGTTTCCGTTGGCTGACGGCTTTCAGGATAGGCTCCGGATCCATGCCGCAGTCAATCACCACTGCTTCCGAGCCGGATGTCAGCAGGTATGAGTTGGTCTCAAGGGGACCAAGCACAAAAGTTTCAACCTGTATTTCTTTCATTCGTTAAGGTCTTGACTGCAAGTCGGCAATAGAGTGAAATTCTTAGTAGTCAAACAGTAACTATCAAGGATTAAGAATGCTTTATTTTTTGGGAAACTGTCAAATGGATTTCCTTGGCAGGGCAGTACAGTCCTTCGGGTATCCCTGCACCTACAGGGTGCTTGCGTCTCCTCTCACCTATAACAGTTCTCCGGGAATCATTCCGGAAGAGTTGGCTGTTATGGATGCAAAATTCGGGCTGGAGAAATATTACCATGACCGCAATCTGCTTCATCAGTTTCAGATGATTGCGTCCGCTGATCCTGAACCGCAGCTTATTGTGATGAATCTGTTTCACGAGAATAGCCCGTTATTTGTCAACATTGCATCCAATTACATTTTTTTCGTCAATCCCGAGGCGTGGCAGGAGCATCCTGAATTCGAAGCGTGGATGAAGGATAATTTCGGTATGGTGCAGCCCAATCCGGGCACTTACCTCAAGCGTTACCGGGAAATGCTGGGCCATCTGCGAGAGCGTTTTCCGCAGGTACCCATTATTGTGGTTTCCCGACTGTCACACTACCCAGCTTTCGGTCCTGATCCTTATTCGTATCTTGAAGGCTGGTCCGATCTTTGGAGGACAGCCAAGCCGGTAATCAATAGCTGGGCAAATGAAATTGAGGATTTGGCTGTTATTGATATGGATCGTGTTTTCGGTGGAATATGGGCGGGGTCGGAAAAGAAGATCGAGGTCCATTGCCCGTTTCTCAAATTTAAGCTGACCGAGGAAAATGACACCATTACCGGGTTGCATGCCAGTCGCGACGTGGAACACATCGGTTCCATGTGGCCCGTGCTTGCCGCAAAGATAGAGCAGTTCCTGAAAGAAGGGTGTATTGATTACGCGGCGGAAGAAACTGTGCCTGATGAATGGTTACGCCCGTGGCAGCCTGAAAAGTTTGATGAAAACAGATTGATTGAAATGCTTTCATCCGGGGCCAACTACCTGTGCGCCCGGGCAATCGGTTCATTTTTTCTTGATCTTGCCAAGGACTACACTGATCTTCTGGCTCGTACCGCAGAATTCACCCCGGTCTGCCACAACACATTACATATGATAAAAACTTATTCCCGCATCTGGCCCAATCCGGTTTTGGCGCACTGGTGTCAGGTACACCGCAAGGCGGCAGATGCTTTTACAGCCAACGGTCCGCTTTACACGCAGGACTATCTGCAGCGTATTGATGAGATAGAAAGATTTGTCGGATGATGCCTTCACCATCCATTTCATAATTATTTGTTAATCTTGCATAAAGCTTGTTCTGGCGAGTTCCAACGAATAAGGCCGTAATATTTTAAAATATTACGGCCTTATTCGTTGGTGATTTATTGTGCGAAGCGGCTAAGCACCGATAAAAACGGTTTAAGCCTTTGTGGGCAAATTATTTCTGCTCCGCTTTAAGCGCACCTAAAAGAGCTTCATCCAGAGAGGGGTGGGGGAAGACAACCTTGTGGATATCATCCTTGGTCCAGCCTTCCTGAACAATCATGGCTGCTGCGGTGGTGAAGCCTGAGACGTGGTGCCCTACAGCAGTAATCCCGGCAACATGTCCATCAAGCCAGATCACTTTTACAAAGCCCTGCGTTGCTGCATAGGCCTGAGCAATAGGGTTGGCTACCAGCGGGAAGGAGGAGACTTTCACATCACCTTTTCCTTCAAGGTCGGCGGGCATGAGCCCAACGCGCATGGTTTCCGGAGAACCGTAGAGAATGGACGGGATAGGGCCGTGCTCATAGGGAGATTGTGTTTTTCCGGCAATGCGGCGGACCACGTACCCGGCCTGATGGCTGGCTGCATGGGCAAGCAGGATTTTCCCGTTCAGGTCACCGATGGCGTAGACGTTTTCAGCGGCTTCAAGGTTTTCGTTAACCTTGACGAAGCCTGGGCCTTCGGTCTTGATTCCGAGAACATCAAGTCCGATATCAGCGGAATTGGGACGGCGTCCGATGGCGATGAGTGCTTTGTCGGCGGTGAATTCTTCTCCGTCTTCGGTACGCAGCACAGCTTTGCCGTCTTCAGCGGTAACGGATTTGACCTTCACTCCCAGATTGAATTGCCACTTGTGGCGTTTGAAGACTCCCTGCAAAGCTTTGGAAACTTCGGGGTCCTCATAAACCGCAATGCGGTCAAGGGCATCGACTACCGTGATTTTGCATCCGGTACGGTGGGCGATCTGGGCCATTTCAAGGCCGATGAAGCCTGCTCCGATGACCAGCAGCGAGGTGGGCATTTCTTCGAGCGCAAGAAATCCGCTGTTATCGAGAATAGTCTCGTTGTCAGGCTCCAAACCCGGGAATACGGTCGGGTGGGAACCGGTAGCGAGGACAAGTGATTTGTACTCTAGGACAGCAGTCTCTTCCGGGTGGGAAACTTCTACTTTACCGGGCTCAATAATTCTAGCCACGGCAGGGTAGATGTCGATACCCAGATTTTTCGCTTTTTGAGCCATTGCCTTGCGGGTGGCAGCGATGAAGCGGTCTTTTTTAGTACACAGGGCTTTGAAATCTATTTCTATTTCACCCTTGGCAACGCGGGCTTTGGATTGCGCGGCAAGTTCTTCCACCGGGGAGGTTGCACCGAGGTACATTTTGGTGGGAATACAGCCCACATTAAGGCAGGTTCCGCCAAGCAGGTCTTTTTCCACCAGCGCGACTTTGATGCCTTCTTCCGCAGCTTCAAGGGCCGCGTCAAAACCGCCCGGACCGGCTCCTACGACCACGAGGTCGTAGGAGCGTGTATCTGTCGGGAAACTATTTGACGTCATCAGTAATCACCATGGAGCGTGCAGCTTTGGTTTCGTCCATCCTTTTAACGGACATGGAAACAGGTGCAGCCTGCAGTGCTTCGGGGTTCTTTTCCGCCATTTCTGCAATCTCGATGAGATCGTCGATAAAGCGGTCAATGGTCTCTTTGTTTTCAGTCTCGGTGGGTTCGATCATCAAACATTCCTTCACGATGAGCGGGAAGTAGATAGTCGGGGCGTGATGGCCTTTATCCAGCAGTGCCTTGGCAACATCGAGGGCGCGAACGCCGTTCTTAGCCTGATTGACCGCAGAAGCAACGAACTCGTGCATGCAGATGCGGTTGTAGGGAATCTCGAAATGGTTTTCGAGACGCTTGCGCATGTAGTTGGCGTTGAGGACCGCACCTTCAGTGGCGCGGGTCAGGCCTTCGCGACCGAGGCGGAGCATATAGGCGTATGCTTTCAGGTAAACACCGAAGTTGCCGTAGAAGGGGGCAACATAACCGATGGATTTCGGTGCGTCATAGTCAAGGTAGTACTGGCCGTCTTCCATTTTAGCCACGCGGGAAATGGGCAGGAAGGGGATAAGTTTTTCGCTTACGCCGACCGGACCGGAACCGGGACCGCCGCCACCGTGCGGGGTAGCGAGGGTTTTGTGCAGGTTGAGATGCACAATGTCGAACCCGGCATCACCGACGCGCAGCTTGCCCATGATGGCGTTCATATTCGCGCCGTCATAGTAGAGCAGAGCGTCTTTTTCGTGGATCATCCTGACCAGTTCAGGAAGATGGGTTTCGAACAGGCCGAGGGTGTTGGGGCAGGTCATCATAACGCCTGCCACTTCATCATCCAGAACCTCAGCGAGGGCTTCCGGGGTGATGATGCCGTCCTTGGATTCAACTGAAACAACATCGTATCCTGCCACTGCGGCTGATGCGGGGTTGGTTCCGTGGGCGGAATCCGGGCAGATGACCTTTGTTTTTTTATTGCCCTTGTCGCGATGGTAAGCGGCCATGAGCATAACCCCGGTCAACTCACCGTGGGCACCGGCCATGGGATGCAGAGTGAATGCAGCCATTCCGGTCAGTTCACTGAGCATGGATTCGGTTTCGTGAATGACTTCAAGCGCACCTTGACAATGGCGGCCCGCTCCCTTGAGCTGGGAAATTACCGGGTGCAGCTTGGCGAATCCGGGCATGGCAGCCACCTGTTCGGTGAACTTGGGGTTGTATTTCATGGTGCAGGAGCCGAGGGGATAGAAGTTGGAATCCACACCGAAGTTTTTCTGAGAAAGCTTGGTGAAGTGGCGAACCACATCCAGCTCGGAAAGGGAAGGCATACCCGCTTCTTTACGCAGAAGTTCTGCGGGGATGAAGTCCTCGATTTTTGACTTGGGTTCTTCGGGCCAGCAGCCTTCGCGACCGGGAACGGATTTTTCAAATACTGTTTTCATTAGATTGCCCCCCGCAGAATCTCGGCGAAGATGCCGATCTGTTCTTCAGTGGTCTTTTCTGTGCAGGCTACCAGCAGCACGTTTTCAAATCCTTCGTAGTAACGTCCTACAGGGAAACCGGGGATGATGCCGCGCTCGGTGAGCTTATCGATTACCTCAAAGGCGTTTACCGGAAGGGTTACAGCAAATTCGTTGACGTAGGGGCCTTTGGTGAACATTTCCACACCGTCAATGGAGGTGAGGCGGTCGGCAGCATAGTGTGCGCGTTCAACGGAAATGATTGCTGTCCGGCGTAAGCCTTCCTCTCCCAGCAGGCAGAGGTGGATCAGGGTACGCAGGGCGCAGAGAGCCTGGTTGGAGCAGATATTGGAAGTCGCTTTCTGGCGGCGGATGTGCTGCTCACGGGCCTGGATGGTCAGAACGTAACCGGTCTTGCCGTCTTCGTCTTCAGTACGTCCTGCAATGCGTCCGGGCATCTGGCGGACCAAAGCTTTGGAGCAGGTCATAATTCCGAGGTACGGGCCGCCGAAGGAAAGCGGCTGACCGATGGATTGGCCGTCTGCAACAGCAATATCGGCACCCATCTGACCGGGAGTTTTCAGCACGGACTGCATGACCGGGTAGGTGGACATGATTGCCAGAGCCTTGTGCTCGTGGACTGCGGCGAACATTTCGGTGAAATCGTTAACCGAGCCGAAAAAGTTGGGGTTTTGAACGATAACAGCTGCAGTGTCCTTATCGACTGCCGCAGTAATTGATTTGACATTGGTGCAGCCATGGTTGTGGGGCACTGTGACAAGTTCAATATTCAGGTTGTTGGTGTAGGAGTTAAGCATAACCCGGTAAATAGGGTTCAGTGCTTCACTGACGATGATTTTCCTGCGTCTGGTTTTACGCACGGCCATGAGGGTGGCTTCGTAAAGAGCGGACCCGCCATCGTATACAGAGGCGTTGGCGTAATCCATGTCCATGAGCCGGGCCATGGCAGTCTGATATTCAAAAATCGCCTGCAGGGTTCCCTGAGAAGATTCAGGCTGGTAAGGGGTGTAGGCAGTATAGAATTCGCTGCGGGATGACAGGGCATCCACAGCTGCGGGAATGAAATGGTCGTAAAAACCTGCTCCGAGGAAGCTGGTCAGATCCGTGGTGTTCTTTGCGGCCATTTTGCCCAGCATTTCCAGAACTGCCATTTCGCTTTTACCTTTGGGCAGGTCAAAACTTTTGGGGCGCAGTTCGGCCGGGATCTCGGCAAAGAGGTCATCCACGGAGTTCACGCCGATAACATCAAGCATTTCCCGGATCTCTTCCGGGGAATGAGGTACGTAAGGCATTGTATCCTCCGGTATAAAAAAATGATCCCCGCTGACTTAAGCGGTCGGCGGGGAAATTTGTGTACTGTATATAAAGAATGGCCCCTGATTAGTGAGCTTCTTCTTCGGTTACTTTTTCATAAGCTGCGGCATCAAGAAGCGCATCAGTCGGACCGGTAATTTTTACTTTGACAAGCCAGCCTTCCCCGTAAGGATCTTCGTTGACTTTTTCAGGTGCGTCTTCCAGTGCTTCGTTAACAGCGATTACTTCGCAGTCAACCGGAGCGTACATTTCGCTGGCAGCCTTTACGGACTCAATTGAGCCGAATTCGTCACCGGCTGCGAAAGTATCGCCTTCCTGCGGAAGTTCGACGAAAGTAAGGTCGCCGAGCTGTTCCTGAGCAAAATGGGTGATGCCGATAACACCGTTTTCACCATCAACCTTGAGCCATTCGTGGGATTTGGAGTAAAGAAGTTCCTGCGGAATCATGGGGCCTCCCTTCTGTATAGACTTATTTTTATGTTTCCTGACCGTGTCATTGTGAATAACTCGCAACTGATAGCATTCCTGCTTAAGAAATAAAAGTCTTGTGTAAGGTCAAATTTCAGAAAAATCTTCAAAAAATTATCGGATTAATTAAAATTTAATTATTTTATAATTTTGCAATCGAATAGTTAGTGTTACCCAAGCTTGTCTTTTGGCGAAAAAAAACATACGAAATGAGTAGATAAGGAGTGTCTTTTTGAAGGATTATGTTTCCGGTGAACGGGAAGTTATAAAAGTAGAGACCGCCGGAAGGGTCTGGAAAATTGAACGAACAGCTGACCTTGAGACCCTTTGGGATGAAATAGGTGAAGATGAGTTCGGTGATGACGAGCGCTTGCCGTATTGGGCCGAACTCTGGCCTGCAAGCGTATTGCTCGGTGAATGGCTTTACCGTAATTCGAAGCTGATTCGGGGACGCAAATGTCTCGATCTAGGTTGCGGACTGGGGCTGACTGCTGTTATCGGACAATCCCTTGGAGCTGAGGTGGTCGCGTTTGATTACGAATTGCCGCCGCTTTATTTTGCAAAAGACAACGCCGTCTTGAACGGCACATCCCAGCCGCTCTGGTTGCAGATGGACTGGAGAGAACCATCGCTTGCAGAGAGTTCATTTGATTTCATCTGGGGCGGGGATATACTTTACGAAAAAAGATTTTTTGATCCGCTGGAAAAACTTTTCCGGCGGGTGCTTAAGCCGGGAGGCACCATCTGGATGGCTGAACCGGTGCGTGATGTGTCGGTTCCGGTCTGGCGGAAGCTTGAAGACCTCGGCTGGCAAACAGCGTTGCCTTTGACCGAGAAAGCCGCCTGCTGCAATGCGGAAATGACTGTCAATATCCGGGAAGTTGTTCCCGGCAAATCCATGTAGTTTTACGGAGGTTTGAAATGGGTAAAACTATTCGTTTCGGAGTTTCCCTTGATTCCGATCTTCTTGAAAAATTTGATAAACTTTGTGATGAAAAAAGTTACCAGACCCGCTCTGAAGCAATTCGTGATTTGATCCGCAACATGTTGGTGGAAAAAGAATGGGATGAAGCTGAGGGGCAGATGGCCGGAACTCTTTCTTTGGTCTATGACCATCACCAGAGCGGTCTCTCTCAGCGTTTGACTGAGTTGCAGCACGACAGCCACGATCTGATCATGTCGACTCTGCATGTTCACCTTGATCATGACAACTGCCTTGAAGTCATGGTGCTTAAAGGTGACGGCAAGCAGATCAAAGAACTGGCTCATCGTCTTATTTCTACCAAAGGCGTGAAGCACGGCAAGCTCGGCCTCACAACGACTGGAGAAGAGTTGGTTTAATGGAAGACGTACAAAACAGTCCTGCAAAGGTCGCCATGTCTATCGACAGGGTCGGTGTGCGGGATTTGACCCTCCCCCTTGTGGTTCGTGACCGGGAATCCGGCAGTCAGCACACCATGGCCAAAGTCGCCTTGTCCGTTGATCTGCCAGCCCATTTTAAAGGCACGCACATGAGCCGGTTCGTGGAGGCTCTGGAAGACTGGTCCGAAGAACTGGACTACAAGAGTTTCTACAATCTTTTAAGCGACATTCTGCGTCGCCTTGAAGCTGAACGCGCCCATGCCAAACTCAGCTTTCCCTATTGCCTGCAAAAAACCTCTCCGGTTAGCGGACGCAAGGGCATAATGAGTTATGAATGTACCGTGGAAGGCGAAATGGTCGGCGATAAGCTGGAGTTTACCCTTGGGGTGAAGGTCCCGGTAATGACCGTCTGCCCCTGTTCCAAGGCCATCAGTGATGAAGGAGCCCACAGTCAGCGTGCGGTGGTGCATATCAGGACAAAGTCCAAAGGATTTATTTGGATAGAGGATCTGGTGGAAATTGCGGAAGATTCAGGTTCGTGTGAAGTGTTCTCTCTGCTAAAGCGGGAAGATGAGAAGCACGTTACCGAAAAAAGTTTTTCTAACCCTACCTTTGTTGAGGATGTCGTCCGCAATGCTGCTATGGGTTTGGAAAAGCATCCGAAAATTTCCTGGTATAAAGTCGATGTGGAAAGTTTTGAGTCAATTCATAATCATTGTGCATTTGCAAGTATTGCCAAGCCGGAATAAGTGATTACTTATATATTAAGGAGACAGAGGGGATTATCCCCACCTGGACTCCGGTGACAGCCGCAGTTGCTTACCGAACGGATAGAGCGATTGCGGCGACACTTTGGATGATAAAAAACTCCCGCTGGATTTGCCGGCGGGAGTTTTTTTTGGGTTGGATTTATTTACCCGTATACGGCTCCTGCTGGGTAGAGCAATGAATTCCTCCACCGCCGAAGTTTATGCCGAGGGTGTTTATGGTAACTACCTTTCGGTTCGGGAATGCTTTTTTAAGCACCTCAAGTGCTTCGGCATCGCGTCTTTTAACTTTCTCGGGCAAACCTTCATGCCAGTATTTCTGGGCCAGAACCACACCGTTTGAAATCAGGAAATTGCAGTAGCTCTGGGCCGGGACAACCTGTATATCTTTTCCTACAGGGAATGCCGTACCGTCTGAAAAGCGCGGGAATGAAACCAATCCGTAATAGGCTCCATCCTGCGGGGTCACTTGGAAATACAAGGGTTCCGGCATGGGGATGCGGATAATCTTGAAGTGCTTGCCGTCCTGATCAACTGCGTTTTTAAGTATACTGTAGGTTTCTTCCATTCGGCGGCGGTTTTCCGCTTCAACCGGACCTTGGGCCGCTTCCTCTTCACTAACTTCAGCCAGCAGAATTGTATCCGGGGCTACAAAGCGGCAATATTCATCAATGTGATTATTGGCTGCAGCACTGCGGTAGGCCACCCCTTTTCCGTCCGGCCCTGGCAGGGTGCTTACGTTGTAAGCATCGTCGTCAACGGTCCCTCTTTTAAGCCAGATAACGTTGCTGACGCCCAGCATTTCTTTGAGTTCTATTTCAATGTCAGCACGTGAAAGGTTGGGGTTACGCTGGAATTCGCAGGCTTCAGTGACCAGTATGGTTCCTTTTCCGTTCAGTTCCCGGTCCCCGCCTTCACTGACCAGACGGGTCATTCTTGAAGGGATTTTGCGCAGCTTGGCTATATCCCGGTCTACTCGTTCCATTATCCGGGATTGGGTGTCTGATTGCGGAAAATAACCCCAGCAGTTGAACCCGAAATCGACTATGCTTTTGTTACCCTGCCTGTCCGTTGTGAAGATGGGGCCAAAATCCCGCCAGTAGAGCATGGTAAAAGGAATGGTCTGGAATGAAATTCTTTCCATGGGGAGTTTGTTCTTTTCTAACAGGGGCTGCACATGTTTGAGTTGACTCTCTTCAGGTATGCAGATGGTGATGTTTGTATACGGAGCAAGATTCTTGGCAATTTCCAGCAGGACATCATCGGTAAGGTAGCCCTTAACATATTCTTTGCTCAGCCAGCCGAGGTAAACCCTCTCCTGTTTTTCAAATTCTCCGGGGAATCTCCATTCGGCAGCAGCAGCGGTAATCACCGTTGCAAAGATAAATAGTGCTGCTAAAAAATAAACTTTACCAATTTTCATCATGTTGCTCCCCCCGCTGGCCAGAGTTGTGATATTTCTGTTATAATAGACAGTAGTTTTCAGGTGCCGTCAACAACTTAGCAAATGCCCGGAATGCGGAAGTATTCTTTAAGGCAGTGTTTTTTGTTATAATGAAGCCCCTTGCACCGGATTCTTGGCGCAAGGGGCTTTATTACTTGGATGTGGTGCTGATTTTATTTTGATTCAACAGCATAGGGCCAGCCACCCTGACCGTTGGTGAGGATGAATAAGCGGTAGGGTGCAATTCCCTTTTTGGCGAGATAGTTGACGGTCCTTTCGGCTCCGCCTTTGCCGCGCGGGCAGATCACTACTATAGGTTGAGCGGATTTTTTAAGGTTATTCACAGCAGCATCAAGCTTGTTTGTATCGGTTGCGGTTTTCACCGGGTAGGCACCGGTTTCGATAGCGCCCTTGATGTGGTGAGCGTTAAATTCTTCAGCCACCTGAATGTCCACGATGGCGACATCTGCATGGTTGTTTACTGCATTGTTTAATGATGCCGCACACATGTAGTTGTAGCTGTCCTTCATGGCAAATGCGTTGGCAGCAATACATACGAACAGGGCTGCAGCTCCAAGCATCAGCGTAACTTTTCTTGTAAAATTCATTAGTTTCTCCTCCTGATTATGGTTTAGATTCAACCTTTAAACTCAGGCAGGAGAATTCGTCGAATAGTAAAAGTCGATAGCTGTGTAAAAATATTCAGCGCTTTTTTCTATATTATACGGGGGTTACTTATTATTTTCAAAACGGTTACGTAATTCTTCTACCCGTTTTTTGTTTACCCCGAAATCAGAATAACCAAGCCTTGCAGCGGAGCGAAGTTCAATTCTGCCTTCAGCTTCATCGTAAATGCATTCCAGATCGTCTACGAAGCGAAACCACCTGCTCCTGAACTCGGCATGTAGGTACGGTCCGCTGCGGGAAACTATTTTGCCGCCCATTTGTTTGATGCATGCCCTAAGTTTTTTTATGACCTGTTTGTTCGTCCCGCTGGCCTTTATTGATTGGACTGTGTGTGCCTTATCGTTTTCCTGTGAAGAAACACAATTGGGGCTGTTTGGACAGGGGGAAAGTTTGCCGCCGTTGATGCCTAGATTTTCCGGTGGGGACGAGAAGTGGGCAGCAGTAAATAACCCAGCGGTGCAGACGATAATAAAT encodes the following:
- a CDS encoding agmatine deiminase family protein, producing MMKIGKVYFLAALFIFATVITAAAAEWRFPGEFEKQERVYLGWLSKEYVKGYLTDDVLLEIAKNLAPYTNITICIPEESQLKHVQPLLEKNKLPMERISFQTIPFTMLYWRDFGPIFTTDRQGNKSIVDFGFNCWGYFPQSDTQSRIMERVDRDIAKLRKIPSRMTRLVSEGGDRELNGKGTILVTEACEFQRNPNLSRADIEIELKEMLGVSNVIWLKRGTVDDDAYNVSTLPGPDGKGVAYRSAAANNHIDEYCRFVAPDTILLAEVSEEEAAQGPVEAENRRRMEETYSILKNAVDQDGKHFKIIRIPMPEPLYFQVTPQDGAYYGLVSFPRFSDGTAFPVGKDIQVVPAQSYCNFLISNGVVLAQKYWHEGLPEKVKRRDAEALEVLKKAFPNRKVVTINTLGINFGGGGIHCSTQQEPYTGK
- a CDS encoding rhodanese-like domain-containing protein, with amino-acid sequence MNFTRKVTLMLGAAALFVCIAANAFAMKDSYNYMCAASLNNAVNNHADVAIVDIQVAEEFNAHHIKGAIETGAYPVKTATDTNKLDAAVNNLKKSAQPIVVICPRGKGGAERTVNYLAKKGIAPYRLFILTNGQGGWPYAVESK
- a CDS encoding DUF1499 domain-containing protein, producing the protein MIYKLTALFIIVCTAGLFTAAHFSSPPENLGINGGKLSPCPNSPNCVSSQENDKAHTVQSIKASGTNKQVIKKLRACIKQMGGKIVSRSGPYLHAEFRSRWFRFVDDLECIYDEAEGRIELRSAARLGYSDFGVNKKRVEELRNRFENNK